One genomic window of Spiroplasma endosymbiont of Diplazon laetatorius includes the following:
- a CDS encoding PTS transporter subunit EIIC: MMQTSQKLFNGFDISWYTKNKTKSFLRKVGSSFGFVIILMPIFGIILSIGNATDVKVLKDIGSILFANIGIWFALAIIMGFTSNKGAAVYAGVISYLVFNGFISAFINDADNKPTFDIWFWNDLSKSAFTSKLFFGGLLTFNSGVIGGILIGSYVTFIYNKLKDINLPKGLEIFAKERFAIIVSFFSTFIFASLFIIIWPLIGFALSSIGSGVAKSPIGLDSFIFRTIQRMLIPFGSSLLWQSPMWYTQVGGSLNDFQQDLLIQYLYRTVDSVDIHLIDQLSLITEKAFGKDGITTLFNNELGANGYNKIEDLVNIWFEQTQSIFDNNYSGDQFIWNAISTNKYITVDDCWNAGLRVSRFISGGFVNSIFVLPVLSGTLLFMTPKGERRNKVGMYVTAGLTAMLVGVTEPVEYLFCYTMPLFYFVIYCPFNGLVSAITSLLHVKVGTSFSTGIFDFALSGIVPTVNGVDTKIWIIPIIGIIAGTLMFVIAYFWIKYFKDKDRNIKVEAIKARDSLQSLLSDFGGFRNILNYKLDNDKLVLEFKHAPQIDKIFSWFNGVERKGNEIEIKYDQDNKQILEIMDLLIKDREIKQKRM; the protein is encoded by the coding sequence ATGATGCAAACAAGTCAAAAACTTTTTAATGGATTTGATATATCTTGATACACAAAAAATAAGACTAAAAGTTTTCTAAGAAAAGTTGGATCAAGTTTTGGTTTTGTTATCATTTTAATGCCTATCTTTGGAATTATTTTATCTATTGGTAATGCAACTGATGTTAAGGTCTTAAAAGATATTGGAAGCATTTTATTTGCAAATATTGGTATTTGATTTGCTCTTGCAATAATAATGGGATTTACTTCAAATAAAGGAGCAGCTGTTTATGCTGGTGTTATTTCATATTTGGTTTTTAATGGTTTTATATCTGCTTTTATAAATGATGCTGACAATAAACCGACTTTTGATATTTGATTTTGAAATGATTTATCAAAAAGTGCTTTCACATCTAAATTGTTCTTTGGAGGACTTCTAACATTTAATTCAGGAGTAATTGGAGGTATTTTAATTGGAAGTTATGTAACTTTTATTTATAACAAGTTAAAAGATATTAACTTGCCTAAAGGTTTGGAAATATTTGCCAAAGAAAGATTTGCAATAATAGTTTCATTCTTTTCTACTTTTATTTTTGCTTCATTGTTCATAATTATATGACCATTAATAGGTTTTGCTTTATCAAGTATTGGTAGTGGGGTTGCAAAATCTCCAATTGGCTTAGACTCGTTTATATTTAGAACTATTCAAAGAATGCTAATTCCATTTGGATCAAGTTTATTGTGACAATCACCAATGTGATATACACAAGTGGGTGGAAGTTTAAATGATTTCCAACAAGACTTGTTGATTCAATATCTTTACAGAACAGTTGATTCAGTTGATATTCATTTAATTGATCAATTATCTTTAATAACAGAAAAAGCATTCGGCAAAGATGGTATAACTACTTTATTTAACAATGAACTTGGAGCTAATGGTTATAATAAAATAGAAGATCTAGTAAATATTTGATTTGAACAAACACAATCTATATTTGACAATAATTATAGTGGAGATCAATTTATTTGAAACGCCATATCTACAAATAAATATATAACAGTTGACGATTGTTGAAATGCTGGTTTAAGAGTAAGTAGATTTATTTCTGGAGGTTTTGTTAATTCAATATTTGTACTTCCAGTTTTAAGTGGAACATTATTATTCATGACTCCAAAAGGGGAGAGAAGAAACAAAGTAGGGATGTATGTAACTGCTGGATTAACTGCAATGCTTGTTGGAGTTACCGAACCTGTAGAATATTTATTTTGCTACACAATGCCTTTATTCTATTTTGTAATTTATTGTCCTTTCAATGGTTTAGTATCTGCAATAACTTCACTGTTACATGTAAAAGTTGGAACTTCATTTTCTACTGGAATATTTGATTTTGCATTAAGTGGAATCGTTCCAACAGTAAATGGAGTTGATACTAAAATATGAATAATACCAATTATTGGTATTATTGCTGGAACTTTAATGTTTGTAATTGCTTATTTTTGAATTAAATATTTTAAAGATAAAGATAGAAATATTAAAGTTGAAGCCATTAAAGCAAGAGATTCATTACAATCACTATTGTCTGACTTTGGTGGTTTTAGAAATATTTTAAATTATAAATTAGATAACGATAAGTTAGTTTTAGAGTTTAAACATGCACCACAAATAGATAAAATTTTTAGTTGATTTAATGGGGTTGAAAGAAAAGGTAATGAAATAGAGATTAAATATGATCAAGACAATAAACAAATTCTTGAAATTATGGATTTATTGATAAAAGACAGAGAAATAAAACAAAAAAGGATGTAA
- the coaBC gene encoding bifunctional phosphopantothenoylcysteine decarboxylase/phosphopantothenate--cysteine ligase CoaBC encodes MKKQVNLIVTGGIAASKSKELYNLLTKEYEVKLILTKNAKKFVDFEGVDYLEDIFDQDFYDSHHYGEHIKLAFESTLNIVYPASYNYIGKIANGLADDIVSLIFAVSNFNTILFPSMNSNMYLNPILQKNKATLLATGNVEWIEPKVGKLASRHEGIGRALEPIEVIQVVENHFKTFENLKDKRVLLNFGKTRSYIDKVRYITNASGGKMGMELKNILKNSSKALKTVFGDTLEPILQDENNKYVKTNPEMLDEMLKEFDNCDVVICSAALYDFEVENYIDKKIEKRSMKEDQMHIDLVPAIDVLKELGKIKTNQFLIGFSLANDFNLDKAWLKVKEKNLDMLIINLAKAMESDFNEIKILVSKTNELIEFDEVKKNQVAFNIIKAINDNI; translated from the coding sequence ATGAAAAAACAAGTTAATTTAATAGTTACAGGTGGAATTGCAGCTAGCAAATCTAAAGAACTTTATAATCTATTAACAAAAGAATACGAAGTTAAGTTGATTCTTACTAAAAATGCTAAAAAATTTGTTGATTTTGAAGGTGTTGATTACTTAGAAGATATTTTCGATCAAGATTTTTATGATTCTCACCATTATGGAGAACATATAAAATTGGCTTTTGAAAGCACTTTAAACATAGTTTATCCTGCAAGTTATAACTATATAGGAAAAATAGCCAATGGTTTGGCAGATGATATAGTAAGTTTAATATTTGCTGTTTCAAATTTTAATACAATATTGTTTCCAAGCATGAATTCAAATATGTATTTGAACCCTATTTTACAAAAAAACAAAGCAACTCTTTTAGCAACTGGAAATGTTGAATGAATTGAACCTAAAGTTGGTAAGTTAGCAAGCAGACATGAAGGAATTGGAAGAGCATTAGAACCAATTGAAGTTATTCAAGTAGTTGAAAATCACTTTAAAACCTTTGAAAATCTTAAAGATAAGAGAGTTCTTTTAAACTTTGGAAAAACCAGAAGTTATATAGACAAAGTAAGATACATTACAAACGCTAGCGGCGGTAAAATGGGTATGGAATTAAAGAATATATTAAAAAATAGCTCAAAAGCCCTTAAAACAGTATTTGGAGACACTTTAGAACCCATTTTACAAGATGAGAACAATAAATATGTCAAAACAAACCCTGAAATGCTAGATGAAATGCTAAAAGAATTTGATAACTGTGATGTAGTTATTTGTTCAGCTGCTTTATATGACTTTGAAGTTGAGAATTACATTGATAAGAAAATAGAGAAAAGATCAATGAAAGAAGATCAAATGCACATTGATTTAGTTCCTGCAATTGATGTTTTAAAAGAGTTGGGAAAAATAAAAACAAATCAATTTTTAATAGGTTTTTCATTGGCAAATGACTTTAATTTAGATAAAGCTTGATTAAAAGTTAAAGAAAAAAACTTAGATATGTTGATTATTAACTTAGCTAAAGCCATGGAATCGGATTTTAATGAAATAAAAATATTGGTTTCAAAAACAAATGAGCTAATAGAATTTGATGAAGTTAAGAAAAATCAAGTTGCTTTCAATATAATAAAAGCAATTAATGACAATATTTAA
- the rpsU gene encoding 30S ribosomal protein S21 produces MASVVVREGEPIEKALKRFQKVAASNKSEARRREYHLSKKEKRIYKQKQNRKFG; encoded by the coding sequence ATGGCAAGTGTTGTTGTACGCGAAGGTGAACCAATCGAAAAAGCACTAAAACGTTTTCAAAAAGTAGCTGCTTCAAACAAATCAGAAGCAAGAAGACGCGAATATCATTTAAGTAAAAAAGAAAAACGTATTTACAAACAAAAACAAAACAGAAAATTTGGATAA
- the ruvB gene encoding Holliday junction branch migration DNA helicase RuvB: protein MKTNIFRPSCLDEFIGQKNVIDNLNVFVQSANKRNKSLDHILIYGSSGLGKTSLGYLVSKIMKKKIYVLNGPSLQKPSDIISPLTSLKENEILFIDEIHSVSKEVFEVLYPVLEDNKLNIIIGKEYNSKVVNIKIPNFTLIGATTEINKLNTPFINRFPISFHFKHYSENEISEILKINCKKLSIELEDQVISFIARFCQNTPRVAINLLKRIYDYIIIVDANKVDIDLIKDIFKKLEIYDFGLNSQEVNYLKLLNEHNFLGIETIQQVLGLQQQIIIKNIEPILIRNFLIEKTIKGRRITRKGKEWLESNL, encoded by the coding sequence ATGAAAACTAATATTTTTAGACCATCATGTCTTGATGAATTTATAGGCCAAAAGAATGTAATTGATAATCTAAATGTTTTTGTTCAATCTGCTAATAAGAGAAATAAAAGTTTAGATCACATTCTAATTTATGGATCATCAGGATTAGGAAAAACTAGTTTAGGTTATTTAGTTTCTAAAATAATGAAAAAGAAAATTTATGTTCTTAATGGACCTAGTTTGCAAAAACCAAGTGACATAATTTCTCCTTTAACTTCTTTAAAGGAAAACGAAATACTTTTTATTGATGAAATTCATTCCGTTTCAAAAGAGGTGTTTGAAGTTTTATACCCTGTATTGGAAGATAACAAGTTAAATATAATAATTGGAAAAGAATATAATTCAAAAGTAGTAAATATAAAAATACCCAACTTTACTTTAATAGGAGCAACAACTGAAATAAATAAGTTAAATACTCCATTTATAAATAGATTCCCTATATCTTTTCATTTTAAACACTACAGTGAAAACGAAATATCTGAGATTCTAAAAATTAATTGCAAAAAACTCTCAATAGAATTAGAAGATCAAGTAATTTCTTTTATAGCTAGATTTTGTCAAAATACACCTAGAGTAGCAATTAATCTTTTGAAAAGAATTTATGATTACATAATCATTGTTGATGCAAACAAAGTGGACATAGATTTAATAAAAGATATTTTTAAAAAGTTAGAAATATATGACTTTGGACTAAATTCTCAAGAAGTAAATTACTTAAAACTTTTAAATGAACATAATTTTTTAGGGATAGAAACCATTCAACAAGTATTAGGTTTGCAACAACAAATAATTATTAAAAATATAGAACCTATTTTAATAAGGAATTTTTTAATTGAAAAAACTATAAAAGGTAGAAGAATAACAAGGAAGGGAAAAGAGTGATTAGAGAGTAATTTATAA
- a CDS encoding YqeG family HAD IIIA-type phosphatase → MANKKGNNFLLLNYFKPSIYLESYEKVNLASLKNSGIKLVMCDMDNTLIGWNERIPSPDVIEFVKNVYSQNMEFVLFSNNIRSRVENFAKKAGIKNYFWDCKKPLLGKMKIVKKLFKYKEEEMILIGDQLVTDVLVANRAHIKSILVSPLSRNKEESKTVQFLEKHILKKLSQKNILHEGFYNEGEIGGNYEIL, encoded by the coding sequence ATGGCAAATAAAAAAGGTAATAATTTCTTATTGTTAAACTATTTTAAACCATCTATCTATCTTGAAAGTTATGAAAAAGTTAACTTAGCTTCACTTAAAAATAGTGGTATTAAACTTGTTATGTGTGATATGGATAACACTTTAATAGGTTGAAACGAAAGAATACCATCTCCTGATGTAATTGAATTTGTGAAGAACGTTTATTCACAAAATATGGAGTTTGTATTGTTTTCAAACAATATCAGAAGTAGGGTTGAAAACTTTGCTAAAAAAGCAGGTATTAAAAATTACTTTTGAGATTGCAAAAAACCATTACTTGGTAAAATGAAAATAGTTAAGAAACTTTTCAAATACAAAGAAGAAGAAATGATCTTAATCGGTGATCAATTAGTAACTGATGTACTTGTGGCAAATAGGGCTCACATCAAAAGTATTTTAGTTTCACCATTAAGTAGAAATAAAGAAGAGAGCAAAACAGTTCAATTCTTAGAAAAACATATTTTAAAGAAACTTTCACAAAAGAATATTCTTCATGAAGGTTTTTATAACGAAGGGGAAATAGGGGGTAATTATGAAATTCTCTAA
- the yqeH gene encoding ribosome biogenesis GTPase YqeH has product MKFSNDKITEIEKQIEELEDQALQMNAVAEPTIKVKQKNKVTLTEAKPGVGNTTNYNSTGPKKCIGCGRELQTTDDRLPGFSLNIEKQDLCLRCFKIKYYNKLVEQEINDQDFVDIIDEINSTKNKIRYYYVVDIFDLPGSRLTWLEQLISKKEVVILVNKIDLFPKSVKKAKIFNYVKKFFENSPIKNSKILLTSSIKSDYVYALVNELKSVEYDQYIVGISNAGKSSLMNACLKLNQQIPSIVTSKYVNTTLDKIKINFTEKNFVYDTPGLVKHNHIAIATAPSYWDFFFFQKEIKQVTYQLNQGQSIFYGGLAWFTFEEGQAYNEKNGKEAKTGFHLYVNKQLPLHRTKAENAQSYFRKNRHTLAPRLLDKDIDFETHTFTYDSERKVDLHISGLGWINFKSYKGMKLSITVPKTEYGVKVTELEALI; this is encoded by the coding sequence ATGAAATTCTCTAATGATAAAATTACTGAAATTGAAAAACAAATAGAAGAACTTGAAGATCAAGCTCTTCAAATGAACGCTGTCGCAGAACCAACAATTAAAGTTAAGCAAAAAAACAAAGTTACTTTAACTGAAGCAAAACCAGGAGTTGGAAATACAACAAACTATAATTCAACAGGTCCTAAAAAATGTATTGGTTGTGGAAGAGAATTACAAACAACTGATGACAGACTTCCAGGATTTAGTTTAAACATTGAAAAACAAGATTTATGTTTAAGATGTTTCAAAATTAAATACTATAACAAATTAGTTGAACAAGAAATCAATGATCAAGATTTTGTCGATATTATTGATGAGATAAACTCAACAAAAAATAAGATTAGATATTATTATGTTGTTGATATCTTCGACCTACCAGGAAGTAGATTAACTTGATTAGAACAATTAATTTCTAAAAAAGAAGTTGTTATTTTAGTTAATAAAATAGATTTATTCCCAAAATCAGTTAAAAAAGCAAAAATATTTAATTATGTTAAAAAATTCTTTGAAAACTCACCAATTAAGAATTCAAAAATTTTATTAACAAGTTCAATTAAATCAGACTATGTTTATGCACTTGTGAATGAATTAAAATCTGTTGAATATGATCAATATATTGTAGGTATTTCAAATGCAGGTAAATCAAGTTTAATGAACGCATGTTTAAAACTTAACCAACAAATACCTTCAATTGTAACTTCTAAATATGTAAATACTACTTTAGATAAAATCAAAATTAACTTTACAGAGAAAAACTTTGTCTATGATACACCAGGACTTGTAAAACATAACCACATAGCTATTGCAACTGCACCAAGTTATTGAGATTTCTTTTTCTTTCAAAAAGAAATTAAACAAGTTACTTATCAATTGAACCAAGGACAATCAATTTTCTATGGAGGTCTTGCTTGATTCACTTTTGAAGAAGGGCAAGCTTATAATGAAAAAAATGGAAAAGAAGCAAAAACTGGTTTCCATTTATATGTAAATAAACAATTGCCTCTACATAGAACAAAAGCAGAAAATGCTCAAAGTTACTTTAGAAAAAATCGTCATACTTTAGCTCCAAGATTGCTGGACAAAGATATTGATTTTGAAACACATACATTTACCTATGATTCAGAAAGAAAAGTTGATTTACACATTTCTGGTTTAGGATGAATTAATTTCAAATCATATAAAGGTATGAAATTATCTATTACAGTTCCAAAAACAGAATATGGTGTTAAAGTTACAGAACTTGAAGCATTAATCTAG
- a CDS encoding endo-beta-N-acetylglucosaminidase, which yields MRKLIFCLLALTNTMPFLLYTVSCGSNIKDYGTDLSKIGDYNWKNEEPYYKGHSENNALEIPKVSLESNLKMNNERNFLDYKEFNTGYKTSSEVHKQSPTGVPLNSKFMPNGNRKKDIMSIKRNEIFDRTNSFLDWNFSSDLDAKYNKSRIELQKTTKVASKWVESQDPKIKEMNMSVLANHTSNENTIVGNHRTYYRSFNNYQYNDILVSWAGAADEGIIVPPAKNEVEKAHINGTKILGNIFLDGYHGLTRQMLTDFLKKDSAGQYLIVDILINLALELGFDGWFWNNEPNGYFYNGYILKYEIVEETMKQWNNKVKNSSDERVKDLILFSYKNDGTLELDSDGKPISKESIALKENSDYFQSDFGVTPNKSIKYLENQQKPIDSHEIYNMYNLGGWINGDIFYNENLIGKRDLRDLVYIHLDPEGKEYIDFETEKRDKNSNKWTYKEDESINSLSIFAGHTASDLAEREAKKLGNTQASDIYAMAKTNYYDDMVYTGHNRQLSESDYGSISYDTSTFEEGMSYGVGNLVQEKTLLNDENESFFTNFSTGNGAKFATLTGYTENGVVLRNVEENYPWTNTNIADAQPTYKWMVSEVEGDKENKVNSSEISGYYDYYEPFLKGNSIALGGGIDETNGQIKDAKFTSGKTYNWMIMGSNYKNKYLNVSFVYKSNDEELKPKILFEEVSSGEQKLQAMDGDIKDIGGGWREISSNIKSSNTIGKIGLQFQPNKDAKINVGQLSVNQNKINTNYNQNEINFNSELVIDRNNGYKNYRINFDNLIDSKDIYSYYELYYENEGKIYRVGETNSENLYLKDIPDSSKNIYIKVQNNASKKIEWIKLKVGE from the coding sequence ATGAGGAAATTAATATTCTGTTTGTTAGCTTTAACAAACACAATGCCTTTTTTGTTATACACAGTTTCTTGTGGATCTAACATTAAAGATTATGGTACAGATTTGTCAAAAATTGGGGACTATAATTGAAAAAATGAGGAACCATATTATAAAGGTCATAGCGAAAACAATGCATTAGAGATTCCAAAAGTGTCATTGGAATCTAACTTAAAAATGAATAACGAAAGAAACTTTTTAGACTATAAAGAATTCAATACTGGTTATAAGACTTCTAGTGAAGTACATAAGCAATCACCAACAGGTGTACCTTTGAATTCAAAATTCATGCCTAATGGAAATAGAAAAAAAGATATTATGTCAATCAAAAGAAATGAAATTTTCGATAGAACAAATAGTTTTCTTGATTGAAATTTTAGCAGTGACTTAGATGCTAAATACAACAAATCAAGAATAGAATTACAAAAAACAACAAAAGTTGCTTCTAAATGGGTTGAATCACAAGATCCAAAAATAAAAGAAATGAACATGTCTGTTCTGGCAAATCACACTTCAAATGAAAATACAATTGTAGGGAACCACAGAACATATTATAGAAGTTTCAATAACTATCAATATAATGATATTTTAGTTTCTTGAGCAGGAGCTGCTGATGAAGGGATAATAGTTCCACCAGCTAAAAATGAAGTTGAAAAAGCACATATAAATGGAACTAAGATATTAGGAAACATTTTCCTAGATGGTTACCACGGTTTAACAAGACAAATGTTAACTGATTTTTTAAAAAAGGATTCAGCTGGTCAATATTTAATTGTAGATATTTTAATTAATTTAGCTCTTGAATTAGGGTTCGATGGTTGATTCTGAAATAATGAACCTAATGGTTATTTTTATAATGGATATATTTTAAAATATGAAATTGTAGAAGAAACAATGAAACAATGAAACAATAAAGTTAAAAATTCAAGTGACGAGAGAGTTAAAGATTTAATTTTATTCTCTTATAAAAATGATGGAACTTTGGAACTCGATTCTGATGGCAAACCCATAAGTAAAGAATCAATTGCTTTAAAAGAAAATAGTGATTATTTTCAAAGTGATTTTGGTGTTACACCAAATAAATCAATTAAATACTTAGAAAACCAACAAAAACCTATTGATTCTCATGAAATATATAACATGTATAATTTAGGTGGTTGAATAAATGGTGATATTTTTTACAATGAAAATTTAATTGGTAAAAGAGATCTTAGAGATTTAGTTTATATACATTTAGATCCAGAAGGAAAAGAATATATAGATTTTGAAACTGAAAAAAGAGATAAAAACAGTAACAAATGAACTTATAAAGAAGATGAGTCTATAAATTCTCTTTCAATTTTTGCTGGTCACACAGCAAGTGATTTAGCAGAAAGAGAAGCTAAGAAATTAGGAAATACACAAGCTTCTGATATTTATGCAATGGCTAAAACCAATTATTATGATGATATGGTATATACAGGTCACAATAGACAATTATCAGAAAGTGATTATGGTTCTATTTCATATGATACAAGTACTTTTGAAGAAGGTATGAGTTATGGTGTTGGTAATTTAGTACAAGAAAAAACTTTATTAAATGATGAAAATGAATCATTCTTTACTAATTTTTCAACAGGTAATGGTGCTAAGTTTGCAACATTAACTGGATACACTGAAAATGGAGTAGTTTTAAGAAACGTTGAAGAAAATTATCCTTGAACAAATACAAATATAGCTGATGCTCAACCCACTTATAAATGAATGGTTAGCGAAGTTGAAGGGGATAAAGAAAATAAAGTTAATAGTTCAGAAATAAGTGGTTATTATGATTATTACGAGCCTTTCTTAAAAGGAAATTCTATTGCTCTTGGTGGTGGAATTGATGAAACTAATGGGCAAATAAAAGATGCTAAATTCACAAGCGGTAAAACTTATAATTGAATGATAATGGGAAGTAACTATAAAAACAAGTATTTAAATGTTTCTTTTGTTTATAAATCAAATGATGAAGAATTAAAACCTAAAATATTATTTGAAGAAGTTAGTTCTGGAGAACAAAAACTACAAGCGATGGATGGAGACATCAAAGACATTGGTGGTGGATGAAGAGAAATAAGTTCAAATATTAAATCATCTAATACAATTGGTAAGATAGGACTTCAATTCCAACCAAATAAAGATGCAAAAATAAACGTTGGACAATTGTCAGTTAATCAAAATAAAATAAATACAAATTACAATCAAAACGAAATTAATTTTAATTCTGAATTAGTTATCGACAGAAATAATGGTTACAAAAATTATAGAATCAACTTTGATAATTTAATTGATTCAAAAGATATATATTCTTACTATGAACTTTATTATGAAAATGAAGGTAAAATTTATAGAGTTGGTGAAACTAATTCAGAAAACTTATACTTAAAAGACATACCAGATTCATCTAAAAATATATACATAAAAGTACAAAATAATGCTTCTAAAAAAATAGAATGAATAAAATTGAAAGTCGGGGAATAG
- a CDS encoding ABC transporter ATP-binding protein yields MLEIKNLSKNIGKNKILNNINLKIQTGECVGILGSNGAGKTTLMECIVGQIKPTSGEILVDGEKESFKKFGIQFQEGIWPMGVNSKILIKFFKKNWFKELDPHTKELIKIFEIESFLNKDLNNLSGGQKQRINTFLAVVNNPKYIFLDEMITGLDLKMQLKLIEFFKTYKFQGKTIVVISHIPEEVEELCDRLVILKKGEIFLDEKISEIIKKYGSVRKLLINYYESENK; encoded by the coding sequence ATGTTAGAAATAAAAAACTTATCCAAAAATATAGGTAAGAATAAAATATTAAATAACATAAATCTTAAAATACAAACAGGAGAGTGTGTTGGTATTTTAGGATCTAACGGAGCTGGTAAAACAACTCTAATGGAATGTATTGTAGGACAAATAAAACCTACATCAGGAGAAATTCTTGTTGATGGTGAAAAAGAGTCATTTAAAAAATTTGGGATTCAATTTCAAGAAGGTATTTGACCAATGGGTGTTAACTCTAAAATATTAATAAAGTTTTTTAAAAAAAATTGATTTAAAGAATTAGATCCACACACAAAAGAATTGATAAAAATATTTGAAATTGAAAGCTTCTTAAATAAAGATTTAAATAATTTAAGTGGTGGTCAAAAGCAAAGAATAAATACTTTTTTAGCTGTTGTTAATAATCCCAAATATATATTTCTTGATGAAATGATAACTGGTTTGGATTTAAAAATGCAGTTAAAGTTAATAGAATTTTTCAAAACATATAAATTTCAAGGAAAAACTATTGTAGTAATTTCTCATATACCCGAAGAGGTTGAGGAATTATGTGATAGATTAGTAATATTAAAAAAAGGTGAAATATTTTTAGATGAAAAAATAAGTGAAATTATAAAAAAATATGGAAGTGTTAGAAAATTATTAATAAACTATTATGAAAGTGAAAATAAATAA